A region from the Sphingopyxis lindanitolerans genome encodes:
- the flgM gene encoding flagellar biosynthesis anti-sigma factor FlgM: protein MSGDSKIGIVGGVGRIAPVRKLAVSLASAATSGAAAPRAAPSGAMPAAGLIRLAGELAAQPAPVDTARVAALRGAIAEGRYAVDPARIAGAMIDHLGRSAD, encoded by the coding sequence ATGTCGGGTGACAGCAAGATCGGGATCGTCGGCGGCGTCGGCCGCATCGCCCCCGTGCGCAAGCTCGCGGTGAGCCTGGCCTCCGCCGCTACGTCAGGCGCCGCTGCGCCGCGCGCCGCGCCGTCCGGCGCGATGCCTGCCGCCGGCCTGATCCGCCTTGCCGGCGAACTCGCCGCCCAACCGGCTCCGGTCGACACCGCCCGCGTCGCCGCGCTGCGCGGCGCGATCGCCGAAGGCCGCTATGCCGTCGATCCGGCGAGGATCGCCGGGGCGATGATCGACCATCTCGGCCGAAGTGCCGACTGA
- a CDS encoding flagellar basal body L-ring protein FlgH, translating to MRRRLSELALIALGLALAPTPAVAKDKVAPDAFSVTMPAPPPPPPTNGAIFQGSYVPLTSGGRAGAVGDIITIQLVERTAATKSNAAATQRDGDIGLTPPVTGPLSLFNPSDVAMGGGQAFKGKGDASQSNALSGEVSVTIAEVYPNGTMLVKGEKLLTLNRGDERVQISGLVRAIDIGPDNRILSTRVANANIRYVGKGEIARASKQGWLQRFFSIISPF from the coding sequence ATGCGTCGCAGACTCTCTGAGCTGGCGCTGATCGCCCTTGGTCTCGCGCTCGCGCCGACTCCGGCCGTCGCGAAGGACAAGGTCGCGCCCGACGCCTTTTCGGTGACGATGCCGGCCCCGCCGCCACCGCCGCCGACCAATGGCGCCATCTTCCAGGGCAGCTATGTGCCGCTGACCTCGGGCGGACGCGCGGGCGCGGTCGGCGACATCATCACGATCCAGCTCGTCGAGCGCACCGCCGCGACCAAAAGCAATGCCGCGGCGACCCAGCGCGACGGCGATATCGGCCTGACGCCGCCGGTGACCGGCCCGCTGTCGCTGTTCAACCCCAGCGACGTCGCGATGGGCGGCGGCCAGGCCTTCAAGGGCAAGGGCGATGCGTCGCAGTCGAACGCGCTGTCGGGCGAGGTCAGCGTGACGATCGCCGAAGTCTATCCGAACGGCACGATGCTGGTGAAGGGCGAGAAATTGCTGACGCTCAATCGCGGCGACGAACGCGTCCAGATTTCGGGATTGGTCCGCGCGATCGATATCGGTCCCGACAACCGAATCCTGTCGACCCGCGTCGCCAACGCCAACATCCGTTACGTCGGCAAGGGCGAGATCGCGCGCGCCAGCAAGCAAGGCTGGCTGCAACGCTTCTTCTCGATCATCAGCCCGTTTTAA
- a CDS encoding flagellar basal body rod protein FlgF, translating into MDRLIYTSLTAMRGSMARQTAIANNLANAQTPGFRADMAEAQSLWLQGSGYDSRALASEEVLGADMKAGTVIETGRDLDVAVQGDALLVVQAKDGGEAYTRRGDLQLSPSGLLTTGDGSPVQGGQGPVTIPPADSISIDAEGRVWVVPAGGDPQTPQEVDRLRLATPVGSEIVKGIDGLFRVKGGGILPDDPEARLATRSIEGSNVAATSALVEMIEASRSWDTQLKMITDARDMDSATANLMQLPR; encoded by the coding sequence ATGGACCGCCTCATCTACACCAGCCTCACCGCGATGCGGGGCAGCATGGCCCGGCAGACGGCGATCGCGAACAATCTCGCCAACGCGCAGACGCCCGGCTTTCGCGCCGACATGGCGGAGGCGCAGTCGCTCTGGCTTCAGGGCAGCGGCTACGACAGCCGCGCGCTGGCGTCGGAGGAAGTGCTCGGCGCCGACATGAAGGCGGGCACCGTCATCGAAACCGGCCGCGACCTCGACGTCGCGGTGCAGGGCGATGCGCTGCTCGTCGTCCAGGCGAAGGACGGCGGCGAGGCCTATACACGGCGCGGCGACCTGCAATTGTCGCCGAGCGGGCTTTTGACCACCGGCGATGGCAGTCCCGTCCAGGGCGGCCAGGGTCCGGTCACCATACCCCCCGCCGATTCGATCAGCATCGACGCCGAAGGGCGGGTGTGGGTCGTGCCGGCCGGCGGCGATCCGCAGACCCCGCAGGAGGTCGACCGGCTGCGCCTCGCGACCCCGGTGGGGTCGGAGATCGTCAAGGGCATCGACGGCCTGTTCCGCGTGAAGGGCGGCGGGATTCTTCCCGACGACCCCGAGGCGCGCCTCGCCACCCGCTCGATCGAAGGATCGAACGTCGCCGCCACAAGCGCGCTCGTCGAGATGATCGAGGCGAGCCGCAGCTGGGACACGCAATTGAAGATGATCACCGATGCGCGCGACATGGACAGCGCGACGGCCAATCTGATGCAGCTGCCCCGTTAG
- a CDS encoding flagellar basal body P-ring protein FlgI, with translation MTQRPTLITLIALFLASLVVAAPAHAERIKDMGQFQGLRANQLTGYGIVVGLAGTGDDSLDYSTLGMKGAVSRFGLTLPAGVNPALKNAAAVMITAELPPFAKPGQRLDVTVSAIGKAKSLRGGTLVLAPLYGADGQIYAMVQGNLVIGGLGVDAADGSKLTVNVPSSGRIAGGATVERAVDTGFATSDQLTFNLHQFDATNAKRVADAINQALPGSATMIDGASIAIRAGGGGDERMRLMSRIENLAVVRSEPPARVIVNARTGTVVINGAVRVGTAAVSQGKLTVSIKESPMVVQPAPFSRGETAVEQSSDIGVDQEYRPMMMVKPTASLSELVDAINRMGVPPGDLVAILEALSQAGALTAELVII, from the coding sequence GTGACCCAACGTCCGACCCTCATCACCCTGATCGCCCTGTTCCTGGCGAGCCTCGTCGTCGCCGCACCGGCGCATGCCGAACGGATCAAGGACATGGGCCAGTTCCAGGGCCTGCGCGCGAACCAGCTCACCGGCTATGGTATCGTCGTCGGCCTCGCGGGGACGGGCGACGACAGCCTCGATTATTCGACGCTGGGGATGAAGGGCGCGGTGTCGCGCTTTGGGCTCACGCTCCCGGCGGGGGTCAATCCGGCGCTCAAAAATGCCGCGGCGGTGATGATCACCGCCGAACTGCCGCCCTTTGCCAAGCCCGGCCAGCGCCTTGACGTCACTGTCTCGGCGATCGGCAAAGCGAAAAGCCTGCGCGGCGGCACGCTGGTGCTCGCGCCGCTCTATGGCGCCGACGGACAGATTTACGCGATGGTGCAGGGCAACCTCGTCATCGGCGGTCTGGGCGTCGACGCCGCCGACGGGTCGAAGTTGACGGTCAATGTCCCGTCGAGCGGCCGGATTGCCGGCGGCGCGACGGTCGAACGCGCGGTCGATACCGGCTTTGCCACCAGCGACCAGCTGACCTTCAACCTCCACCAGTTCGATGCGACCAACGCCAAGCGCGTCGCCGACGCGATCAACCAGGCGCTTCCCGGCTCGGCGACGATGATCGACGGCGCCAGCATCGCGATTCGCGCGGGCGGCGGCGGCGACGAACGGATGCGGCTGATGTCGCGGATCGAAAATCTCGCCGTCGTCCGCTCCGAACCGCCGGCGCGGGTCATCGTCAACGCGCGCACCGGCACGGTCGTCATCAACGGCGCGGTCCGCGTCGGCACCGCGGCCGTGTCGCAGGGCAAGCTGACCGTCTCGATCAAGGAATCGCCGATGGTGGTGCAGCCCGCGCCGTTCAGCCGCGGCGAAACCGCGGTCGAACAGTCGAGCGACATCGGCGTCGACCAGGAATATCGCCCGATGATGATGGTGAAACCCACCGCGTCGCTTTCCGAACTCGTCGATGCGATCAATCGCATGGGCGTTCCCCCCGGCGACCTTGTCGCCATCCTCGAAGCGCTGAGCCAGGCCGGCGCGCTGACAGCGGAATTGGTGATCATATGA
- a CDS encoding flagellar hook-basal body complex protein: MSFYTSLSGLKGAQTDMSVISNNIANANSIGFKRSKASFGDIFASSPTQSSKTVAGQGQRLIGIAQQFTQGSYETSEKTLDLAVVGEGLFVVKGEPPRNQVTYTRNGAFSPLPDGTVVDSTGQKLQLLPVDANGNVTDRTLGGMSDFVLPDGAPTDPTSALINVSVDLDGLVTATYANGEDQVLGKVAMATFPAMEGLRPIGDAHWQSTGESGDPTIDAATNGPMGTIRSGTLERSNVDITEELVMLIGAQRNFQANAKAIEGASTLTQTIINMRT; this comes from the coding sequence ATGTCGTTCTATACTTCGCTTTCGGGCCTCAAGGGCGCCCAGACCGACATGTCGGTCATCTCGAACAATATCGCCAACGCCAATTCGATCGGCTTCAAGCGCAGCAAGGCGAGCTTCGGCGACATTTTCGCCTCGTCGCCGACGCAGTCGTCGAAGACCGTCGCGGGCCAGGGCCAGCGGCTGATCGGCATCGCACAGCAGTTCACGCAAGGATCGTATGAGACGAGCGAAAAGACGCTCGATCTCGCGGTCGTCGGCGAGGGGCTGTTCGTCGTCAAGGGCGAGCCGCCGCGCAACCAGGTCACCTATACCCGCAATGGCGCCTTTTCGCCGCTGCCCGACGGCACGGTGGTCGATTCGACCGGCCAGAAGCTCCAACTGCTTCCCGTCGACGCCAACGGCAATGTCACCGACCGCACGCTCGGCGGCATGTCGGACTTCGTGCTTCCCGACGGCGCGCCGACGGACCCGACCTCGGCGCTGATCAATGTGTCGGTCGATCTCGACGGCCTCGTCACCGCGACTTACGCCAATGGCGAAGACCAGGTGCTCGGCAAGGTCGCGATGGCGACCTTCCCCGCGATGGAGGGGCTGCGTCCGATCGGCGACGCGCATTGGCAGTCGACCGGCGAAAGCGGCGACCCGACGATCGACGCCGCGACCAACGGCCCGATGGGGACGATCCGTTCGGGCACGCTCGAACGCTCGAACGTCGACATCACCGAGGAGCTGGTGATGCTGATCGGCGCCCAGCGCAATTTCCAGGCCAATGCCAAGGCGATCGAGGGCGCGTCGACGCTGACCCAGACGATCATCAACATGCGCACCTAA
- the flgK gene encoding flagellar hook-associated protein FlgK has product MSDLLSIGYTGLRAYSKALSTVGDNIANAQTPGYARRRLDLAEVPAGSNMVLYRGSVTPGGVDVRGVVRSVDQWLINDARLSSGDSDRAAAKLDWMNRVEGALSDDSNGLKTALTRLYTTADQLTADPSNPTLRAQFLQAASDIAAGFQTAANRLSSLSDGVSSAGTAEVSQFNTNLDALEQINVGLRKARDGSTNQAALMDERDRLLDQLSSQAGVSATLDAHGAATLRATGSGDLLVGGGVVTPIAMTTAADGRIAYTIGGAPFPNATGSLAGFAEAANHIADQRAGLDTMATQFAGQLNAAHQAGVDADGNAGQPLFTGTSAATLTATPLTASQVAAADGASTNGNMLTLGAMRGANDPEATWSGHLATQAQATASARAQDAAATTRADAAAAARGSVSEVNLDNEAAELLRFQQAYSAAARTIQVARETMQTLLSSL; this is encoded by the coding sequence GTGAGCGACCTTCTCAGCATCGGCTATACAGGGCTGCGCGCCTATTCGAAGGCGCTGTCGACCGTCGGCGACAATATCGCCAACGCCCAGACGCCGGGCTATGCGCGGCGCCGGCTCGACCTTGCCGAAGTGCCCGCGGGCAGCAACATGGTGCTCTATCGCGGCAGCGTGACGCCGGGCGGGGTCGATGTCAGGGGCGTCGTGCGTTCGGTCGATCAGTGGCTGATCAACGACGCGCGCCTTTCGTCGGGCGATTCGGACCGCGCGGCGGCGAAGCTCGACTGGATGAACCGCGTCGAAGGCGCGCTCAGCGACGATAGCAACGGCCTCAAGACCGCGCTGACCAGGCTCTACACGACCGCCGACCAATTGACCGCCGACCCGTCGAACCCGACGCTGCGCGCGCAGTTCCTGCAAGCCGCGAGCGATATCGCCGCGGGCTTCCAGACCGCCGCGAACCGCCTGTCGAGCCTGTCCGACGGCGTATCGTCCGCGGGCACGGCCGAGGTGTCACAGTTCAACACCAATTTGGACGCGCTCGAACAGATCAACGTCGGGCTGCGCAAGGCGCGCGACGGGTCGACCAACCAGGCGGCGCTGATGGACGAGCGCGACCGCCTGCTCGATCAATTGTCGTCGCAGGCGGGGGTCAGCGCGACTCTCGATGCGCATGGCGCGGCGACGTTGCGCGCGACCGGCAGCGGTGACCTGCTCGTCGGCGGCGGCGTCGTGACGCCGATCGCGATGACCACGGCCGCCGACGGCCGCATCGCCTATACCATCGGCGGCGCGCCTTTTCCCAATGCAACGGGTTCGCTCGCCGGCTTTGCCGAAGCGGCGAACCATATCGCCGACCAGCGCGCCGGGCTCGACACGATGGCGACGCAGTTCGCGGGCCAGCTCAACGCGGCGCATCAGGCGGGCGTCGATGCCGATGGCAATGCCGGCCAGCCGCTCTTCACCGGCACCAGCGCCGCGACGTTGACCGCGACGCCGCTGACGGCGAGTCAGGTCGCCGCCGCCGACGGGGCGAGCACGAACGGCAATATGCTGACGCTCGGCGCGATGCGCGGCGCGAACGATCCCGAGGCGACATGGTCGGGCCATCTGGCGACGCAGGCGCAGGCGACCGCCTCGGCGCGCGCGCAGGATGCCGCCGCGACGACGCGCGCCGATGCCGCCGCCGCCGCGCGCGGTTCGGTGAGCGAGGTGAATCTCGACAATGAAGCCGCCGAATTGCTGCGTTTTCAGCAGGCCTATTCGGCGGCGGCGCGCACGATTCAGGTCGCGCGCGAAACGATGCAGACGCTGCTGAGCTCGCTGTAG
- the flgC gene encoding flagellar basal body rod protein FlgC: protein MTMASNFSVFDISGRAMSAQLVRLNTTASNLANAGTVAGSEKEAFRSLKPVFRTVMDDHGRATVQVDQVTTSRMAPSKRHDPSNPLADKDGNVWEAAVDSAAELVEMVETARQYQNNVQVLETAKGLINETLRLGQ from the coding sequence ATGACGATGGCCAGCAATTTTTCGGTCTTCGATATCAGCGGCCGCGCCATGTCGGCGCAGCTCGTGCGGCTCAACACCACCGCGTCGAACCTCGCCAACGCGGGAACCGTCGCGGGTAGCGAGAAGGAAGCCTTCCGCTCGCTCAAACCCGTCTTTCGTACCGTGATGGACGACCATGGCCGCGCGACGGTCCAGGTCGATCAGGTCACGACGAGCAGGATGGCGCCCTCGAAACGCCACGACCCGTCGAACCCGCTCGCCGACAAGGACGGCAATGTGTGGGAAGCCGCGGTCGATAGCGCCGCCGAGCTGGTCGAGATGGTCGAGACCGCGCGCCAGTATCAGAATAATGTTCAGGTTCTTGAGACCGCAAAGGGCCTGATCAACGAAACGCTGCGGTTGGGACAATGA
- the flgG gene encoding flagellar basal-body rod protein FlgG — protein MSFGALHVARTGLDAQSFRMQVIANNLANVNTTGFKRDRASFETLSYQMMTPPGAPSTAENRYATGLNLGTGVALAGTARIDTQGTFATTGNGLDVAIDGAGYFQIQMPDGRIGYTRAGNFGRSPEGVLVTSDGKPVQPQIQIAEDATNISIGADGTVAATGPDGTLTDLGRIELARFANPAGLQAIGNNLLVETPASGAPQVGGAGEEGRGSLRGGMLEGSNVNVVEELVDMIETQRAYEVNSKMIQATDEMMKNASQTL, from the coding sequence ATGAGCTTCGGTGCCCTTCACGTCGCGCGGACTGGTCTGGATGCCCAGAGCTTCCGGATGCAGGTGATCGCGAACAACCTTGCCAACGTCAACACGACGGGCTTCAAGCGCGACCGTGCGAGCTTCGAGACGCTGAGCTATCAGATGATGACCCCGCCGGGGGCACCGTCGACCGCGGAAAACCGCTATGCGACCGGGCTCAACCTCGGCACCGGCGTCGCGCTGGCGGGCACCGCGCGGATCGACACCCAGGGCACCTTCGCGACGACCGGCAACGGCCTCGATGTCGCGATCGACGGTGCCGGCTATTTCCAGATCCAGATGCCCGACGGGCGCATCGGCTATACTCGCGCCGGCAATTTCGGCCGCTCGCCCGAAGGCGTGCTGGTCACCTCGGACGGCAAGCCGGTCCAGCCGCAGATCCAGATCGCCGAGGATGCGACCAACATCTCGATCGGCGCCGATGGCACGGTGGCCGCCACCGGCCCCGACGGCACGCTCACCGACCTCGGCCGCATCGAACTCGCGCGCTTCGCCAACCCGGCGGGCCTGCAGGCGATCGGCAACAACCTGCTCGTCGAAACCCCCGCCTCGGGCGCGCCGCAAGTCGGCGGCGCCGGCGAGGAAGGCCGGGGCAGCCTGCGCGGCGGGATGCTCGAGGGATCGAACGTCAATGTCGTCGAGGAACTCGTCGACATGATCGAGACGCAGCGCGCCTATGAGGTCAACAGCAAGATGATCCAGGCCACCGACGAGATGATGAAAAATGCGTCGCAGACTCTCTGA
- a CDS encoding rod-binding protein, which translates to MTTPISLSSIPPVRASTPTPAAAGGGDGGLRKAAEAFEAVILRQLMASMRQAKLGDDIFGSSATDNFREMADAKTADSMAALRQFGIADMVEAQLRGRAASGGGGVQ; encoded by the coding sequence ATGACGACGCCCATCTCCCTTTCTTCGATCCCTCCTGTCCGGGCTTCCACCCCGACGCCCGCAGCCGCCGGCGGCGGCGACGGCGGCCTGCGCAAGGCGGCCGAGGCTTTCGAGGCGGTGATCCTGCGCCAGTTGATGGCCTCGATGCGGCAGGCAAAGCTGGGCGACGATATTTTCGGGTCGAGCGCGACCGACAACTTCCGCGAGATGGCCGACGCCAAGACCGCGGATTCGATGGCCGCGCTCCGCCAGTTCGGCATCGCCGACATGGTCGAGGCGCAGCTGCGCGGCCGCGCCGCGAGCGGAGGGGGAGGGGTTCAGTGA
- a CDS encoding flagellar hook assembly protein FlgD, whose translation MAVDSISSQYQSYAPTQIKGQQLDQKDFLRLMTAQLSSQDPFNPVDNQQMVAQMAQFSSLAGVSETNSTLQKISDQLTAQTALLKDIKAATPAATPITTQEG comes from the coding sequence ATGGCCGTCGATTCCATCTCTTCGCAATATCAGAGCTATGCGCCGACCCAGATCAAGGGGCAGCAGCTCGACCAGAAGGATTTTCTGCGCCTGATGACGGCGCAGCTGTCGTCGCAGGATCCGTTCAACCCGGTCGATAACCAGCAGATGGTTGCGCAGATGGCGCAATTCTCGAGCCTCGCCGGGGTCAGCGAGACCAACTCGACGCTTCAGAAGATTTCCGACCAGCTCACCGCGCAGACCGCGCTGCTCAAGGATATCAAGGCCGCGACGCCGGCCGCCACCCCGATCACCACCCAGGAAGGATAA
- a CDS encoding flagella basal body P-ring formation protein FlgA produces the protein MTRKIAPSLAAAFAVALAAAPSAGAQQASEDWQTIDMLTQAVAKAIGRTATPIDRRIKLARCPEQASVTTVDARTLAVRCDSLGWRLRVAMSGPAGAAPVAAGFSASASAPVIRRGDTVRVSIETATFSVSYSATAAEDGRVGETIALRGNGPKAMISAIVTGPGRARLMD, from the coding sequence ATGACCCGCAAGATTGCCCCTTCTCTCGCCGCTGCCTTTGCCGTCGCTCTTGCCGCCGCCCCTTCCGCGGGCGCGCAGCAGGCGAGCGAGGACTGGCAGACGATCGACATGCTGACTCAGGCAGTGGCGAAAGCGATCGGCCGCACCGCGACCCCGATCGACCGCCGCATCAAGCTGGCGCGCTGTCCCGAACAGGCGTCGGTGACGACGGTCGATGCCCGGACGCTCGCGGTCCGCTGCGATTCGCTCGGCTGGCGCCTGCGCGTCGCGATGAGCGGCCCGGCGGGCGCCGCCCCGGTCGCCGCCGGCTTTAGCGCGTCGGCATCGGCGCCGGTGATCCGCCGCGGCGATACCGTCCGCGTTTCGATCGAGACCGCGACTTTCTCGGTCAGCTATTCGGCGACCGCCGCCGAGGATGGGCGCGTCGGCGAAACGATCGCGCTGCGCGGCAATGGTCCCAAGGCGATGATCAGCGCCATCGTCACCGGCCCCGGCCGCGCGCGGCTGATGGACTGA
- a CDS encoding transglycosylase SLT domain-containing protein: MNSINPFATSPQASAVPVLDAVQNASARTGVDFDYLVDVARVESRFDPTAKAPTSSARGLYQFTQQTWLATLRRHGAGHGLAWAADAISQNGSGRFSVADPALRDQILGLRDDPVASSNMAAALTSDNQDYIESRIGRAAEPVDLYLAHFLGSAGAARFLTAWADNPEQAGAPMMPDAAAANRSVFYAADGSMRSLGDIRERFRAKLDEGGGAPGAMPGAAPTAPGWRMQMASVSGANGGGRPPLPMMDIQPMPRKLSMDFAASAYRRLASLSGGTA, from the coding sequence ATGAACTCGATCAACCCCTTTGCGACATCCCCCCAGGCTTCGGCCGTCCCCGTGCTCGATGCGGTCCAAAACGCATCGGCGCGCACCGGTGTCGATTTCGACTATCTGGTTGATGTCGCGCGCGTCGAAAGCCGCTTCGATCCGACCGCCAAGGCGCCGACCTCGTCGGCGCGCGGGCTATATCAGTTCACCCAGCAGACCTGGCTCGCGACGCTGCGGCGTCACGGCGCGGGGCACGGCCTCGCCTGGGCCGCCGATGCGATCAGCCAGAATGGATCGGGGCGCTTTTCGGTCGCCGATCCCGCGCTGCGCGATCAGATCCTTGGCCTGCGCGACGATCCGGTCGCATCGTCTAACATGGCGGCGGCGCTGACCTCCGACAATCAGGATTATATCGAAAGCCGCATCGGCCGCGCCGCCGAGCCGGTCGACCTTTATCTCGCCCACTTCCTCGGCTCGGCCGGGGCGGCGCGCTTTCTGACCGCCTGGGCCGACAATCCCGAACAGGCCGGAGCGCCGATGATGCCCGACGCGGCGGCCGCCAACCGATCGGTCTTTTACGCCGCCGACGGCAGCATGCGCAGCCTCGGCGACATTCGCGAACGCTTTCGCGCCAAGCTCGACGAAGGCGGCGGCGCGCCGGGCGCGATGCCCGGCGCCGCGCCGACCGCCCCCGGCTGGCGCATGCAGATGGCCAGCGTCAGCGGCGCGAACGGCGGCGGACGTCCGCCGCTGCCGATGATGGATATCCAGCCCATGCCAAGGAAATTGTCGATGGACTTCGCCGCAAGCGCCTATCGCCGCCTCGCCTCCCTGTCGGGCGGCACGGCATGA
- the flgB gene encoding flagellar basal body rod protein FlgB encodes MASEKLFGLHATALQLRSQRMMMLASNIANAATPGYKARDLDFSKALDLASQGASTGNAIEGAMAYRVPVQPSLDGNTVEMATEQTAFAENALAYRSSLSFLQGRIGTLTRALKGE; translated from the coding sequence ATGGCATCCGAGAAACTCTTTGGCCTGCACGCGACGGCGCTTCAGCTGCGCAGCCAGCGCATGATGATGCTCGCGTCGAACATCGCCAACGCCGCGACCCCCGGTTACAAGGCACGCGACCTCGACTTTTCGAAGGCGCTCGACCTTGCAAGCCAGGGCGCCTCGACGGGCAATGCGATCGAGGGCGCGATGGCCTATCGCGTCCCGGTGCAGCCTTCACTCGACGGCAACACCGTCGAAATGGCGACCGAGCAGACCGCCTTCGCCGAAAACGCGCTCGCCTATCGGTCGAGCCTTTCCTTCCTCCAGGGGCGCATCGGCACGCTGACGCGCGCGCTCAAGGGAGAATGA
- a CDS encoding flagellin has translation MINAVGNRMTREIGRQSRLADALERTQIQISTGLRMQRMSDDPVAARRILTIGTTQASMASWQTNIKSAQAQVAQADGLLKSTSDLLARANELTLSAANGTMSPTDRATIAAELSAIADEIDGLAATRDANGEPLFAAGAARVTRFDSDVSFAPVPSAATAFVVGGNSLSTGLRDAATAIAAGDKPGIDAALTGVTAAIAHVADQNAALGLSAGRLERIGEGLSARGIEVADERQSIEETDLETAIAQLNAQDLTLGAAQAAFAKINRQTLFDLLT, from the coding sequence ATGATTAACGCCGTAGGCAATCGCATGACGCGCGAGATCGGGCGCCAGTCCAGGCTCGCCGACGCGCTCGAGCGCACGCAGATCCAGATTTCGACCGGGCTTCGCATGCAGCGCATGTCCGACGATCCCGTCGCCGCGCGCCGCATCCTGACGATCGGCACGACGCAGGCGAGCATGGCGAGCTGGCAGACGAATATCAAATCGGCGCAGGCGCAGGTCGCGCAGGCCGACGGCCTGCTCAAATCGACGAGCGACCTGCTCGCGCGCGCCAATGAATTGACGCTGTCGGCGGCGAACGGGACGATGAGCCCGACCGACCGCGCGACGATCGCGGCCGAACTGAGTGCGATCGCCGACGAGATTGACGGTCTCGCGGCGACGCGCGACGCGAATGGCGAACCGCTGTTCGCCGCTGGCGCCGCCCGCGTCACCCGCTTCGATTCGGACGTCAGCTTTGCGCCGGTGCCGTCGGCGGCGACCGCCTTCGTCGTCGGGGGCAATTCGCTATCGACCGGCCTGCGCGACGCGGCGACCGCGATCGCGGCGGGCGACAAGCCCGGCATCGACGCCGCGCTGACCGGCGTCACCGCCGCGATCGCGCATGTCGCCGACCAGAATGCGGCGCTCGGCCTTTCGGCCGGCCGGCTCGAACGGATCGGCGAGGGATTGTCGGCGCGCGGCATCGAGGTCGCCGACGAGCGCCAGTCGATCGAGGAGACCGATCTCGAGACCGCGATCGCGCAGCTCAACGCCCAGGATCTGACGCTCGGGGCGGCGCAAGCGGCCTTTGCCAAGATCAACCGGCAGACTTTGTTCGATCTTTTGACCTGA
- the motA gene encoding flagellar motor stator protein MotA — protein MFPVIGIVVLILLVFGGFAFTGGNLTPVLHALPHEMLIIGGAAIGSLIIGNSGADLKALAGGLGKVFKGPAYKKQDYLDCILLVSTLMKMMRTEGPVAVEPHIEEPKSSPIFQQYPTLLKDDTLVHLICDTLRLVVVSSGTLDPHAVEDVMDNALKNHRHHALKPAEGLQSLADALPALGIVAAVLGVVKTMGSIDKPPEILGAMIGSALVGTFLGVLLAYGLVGPFATRAKTVIESDTAIYHTVKQLIIASLHGHPQPLVIEAARSGVDHGNQPSFAEVFDGMRGR, from the coding sequence ATGTTTCCCGTAATCGGCATCGTCGTTCTGATCCTGCTGGTGTTCGGGGGATTTGCGTTTACCGGCGGCAATCTCACCCCCGTTCTCCACGCCCTGCCGCATGAAATGCTGATCATCGGCGGCGCCGCGATCGGCTCGCTGATCATCGGCAATTCGGGCGCCGACCTAAAGGCGCTCGCGGGCGGCCTGGGCAAGGTGTTCAAGGGGCCGGCCTACAAGAAACAGGATTATCTCGACTGCATCCTGCTCGTCTCGACGCTGATGAAGATGATGCGGACCGAGGGACCGGTCGCGGTTGAACCGCATATCGAGGAGCCGAAAAGCTCGCCGATATTTCAGCAATATCCCACGCTCCTGAAGGACGACACGCTCGTCCACCTGATCTGCGATACGCTGCGGCTCGTCGTCGTCTCGTCGGGAACGCTCGATCCCCACGCCGTCGAGGACGTCATGGACAATGCCCTGAAAAACCACCGCCACCACGCCCTGAAGCCCGCCGAGGGGTTGCAGAGCCTGGCCGACGCGCTTCCCGCGCTCGGCATCGTCGCTGCGGTGCTCGGCGTCGTCAAGACGATGGGCTCGATCGACAAGCCGCCCGAGATTCTGGGGGCGATGATCGGCTCGGCGCTCGTTGGGACCTTCCTTGGCGTGCTGCTCGCCTATGGCCTCGTCGGGCCGTTCGCGACGCGCGCAAAGACGGTGATCGAAAGCGACACCGCCATCTATCACACGGTGAAGCAACTGATCATCGCCTCGCTTCACGGCCATCCGCAGCCGCTGGTGATCGAGGCGGCACGTTCGGGGGTCGACCATGGCAACCAGCCGAGCTTCGCCGAGGTCTTTGACGGGATGCGAGGCCGCTGA